The following are encoded in a window of Penaeus vannamei isolate JL-2024 chromosome 17, ASM4276789v1, whole genome shotgun sequence genomic DNA:
- the LOC113803617 gene encoding uncharacterized protein encodes MLSTLPPSPAPPPPHHRHRHHQTSTVTNTRPAPSPPPSVGQHQTSTVTTTISLLTPDQHRHHHHQSFNTRPAPSPPPSVDQHQTSTVTTTISLLTPDQYRHRHHQSINTRPASSPPPSVDQHQTSTVTTTISLLTPGQHRHRHHQSTNTRPAPPPPHHRHRHHQTSTVTTTISRPTPDQHRHHHHQSVNTRPVPSPPPSVDQHQTSTVTTTISLLTPDQHRHHHHQSFNTRPTPSPPPSTSTVTTTISLLTPDQHRHHHHQSFNTRPAPSPPPSVDQHQTSTVTTTISLLTPDQHRHHHHQSFNTRPAPSPPPSPSVDQHQTSIVTTTISLLPPEQHRHHHHQSFNTRPAPSPPPSVDQHQTSTVTTTISLLTPGQHRHHHHQSFKTRQAPSPPPSVF; translated from the exons ATGTTATCAACACTACCGCCGTCACCAGCACCGCCACCGCCACATCACCGTCACCGCCACCATCAGACTAGCACCGTCACCAACACcagaccagcaccgtcaccaccaccatcagtcggTCAACACcagaccagcaccgtcaccaccaccatcagtcttTTAACACCAGACcagcatcgtcaccaccaccatcagtcttTTAACACcagaccagcaccgtcaccaccaccatcagtcgaCCAACACcagaccagcaccgtcaccaccaccatcagtcttTTAACACCAGACCAGTACCGTCACCGCCACCATCAGTCGATTAACACCAGACcagcatcgtcaccaccaccatcagtcgaCCAACACcagaccagcaccgtcaccaccaccatcagtcttTTAACACCAGGCCAGCACCGTCACCGCCACCATCAGTCGACCAACACCAGACCAGCACCGCCACCGCCACATCACCGTCACCGCCACCATCAGActagcaccgtcaccaccaccatcagtcgaCCAACACcagaccagcaccgtcaccaccaccatcagtcggTCAACACCAGACCagtaccgtcaccaccaccatcagtcgaCCAACACcagaccagcaccgtcaccaccaccatcagtcttTTAACACCAGACcaacaccgtcaccaccaccatcagtcttTTAACACCAGACcaacaccgtcaccaccaccatca accagcaccgtcaccaccaccatcagtcttTTAACACcagaccagcaccgtcaccaccaccatcagtcttTTAACACcagaccagcaccgtcaccaccaccatcagtcgaCCAACACcagaccagcaccgtcaccaccaccatcagtcttTTAACACCAGACcaacaccgtcaccaccaccatcagtcttTTAACACcagaccagcaccgtcaccaccaccatcaccatcagtcgATCAACACCAGACcagcatcgtcaccaccaccatcagtcttTTACCACCAGagcagcaccgtcaccaccaccatcagtcttTTAACACcagaccagcaccgtcaccaccaccatcagtcgaTCAACACcagaccagcaccgtcaccaccaccatcagtcttTTAACACCAGGCcaacaccgtcaccaccaccatcagtcttTTAAGACCAGAcaagcaccgtcaccaccaccatcagtcttTTAA